The DNA region ACTCGGCATGGAGGAATGCCATGGCACCTTGCTGGATGCTCTTGGCGATGCCCTGCATCTTCTCGGTTCCAGGGTCTTGTTTGGCGACCCACGAGGACTTGAAGAAGGTGTAGATCAATCCGAGGACACCAAAGGCGGGCACACAGAGGATCAGCGATTGCGTGGTCATGATAGGGAGTGTTGATGGTTGATAGGTGGTCTTGGATGAGGATCCACCCCAGCGCGGCATGGATGGGCCGCGCTGCTAAATGCAGGGAACGTCTGCCGCTTTGTTATGGGCGCATGTTTTGTATAGAATTCGATGAGTTTCCTGTGTGGCGAGGTGGCGTGCGTTCCGTGGCAATAAACAAAAAAAGCGACCACCTGGATCAGGTGGTCGCTTTGGGAAAGTTGGTTTGTTTGGGGGCAGGGAGGAGATTTATCCTTTGGAGGACTTCTCGCCTTCGTCGATGGACTTCTTCACTTCTTTCTCAGCCGAGGTGATTTCCTTTTCGAATTCCTCGCGGGCTTTCTTGAATTCGCCCATGCTCTTGCCCATGCCGCGTGCGAGCTCAGGCAACTTTTTCGCGCCGAAAAGCAGCAGGATCAACACGAAGACAATCCACATCTCCTGGCCGCCGAAGGCGAAGGCAATAATTGAAAGTTCGTTCATACGCTCTAAACATCACGCTTAATATCCCAAGTTTCAACAGGATTCGCGGAATCTTCGCGCATCCTCCGACTGACTCCATGAGCCCATCTTCCTTACAACCGTTGCCGATCGATCAAATTGCCGATCAAATCGTTCAATTATCCCGATCCATGGCGAAGGGCGAGTGTCCTGCGCGGGCGGTGTTGCAGGCGCCAACCGGCTCTGGAAAATCGACGCGTGTGGGGGCGATGCTGGTGGACGGTGGTGCGGTGAATGGAGACGTGTTGGTGCTGCAACCTCGGCGGATGGCTGCGCGGATGTTGGCGCGGCGGGTGGCGTATGAACGCGGCACCAAGCTGGGCACGGAGGTAGGCTATCAGGTGCGGTTCGACCGAGTGGGAGGCAAGGATACGCGGCTGTGGTTTGTCACCGAGGGGATTTTGTTGCGGAGGTTATTGGCGTCGCCGGAGCTGCGTGGAGTGGGGGCGGTCGTGTTTGATGAATTCCACGAACGTCATCTCGACGCGGATCTTGGGATTGCGTTGTTGAGTCAACTTCAGCGGACCAAGCGGCCGGACCTGCAGTTGTGGGTGATGTCGGCCACGCTCGATCATATCTCGCTCGATGATTGGTGTCCGCCGGAGCAGCGGCTCGAGTCTCACGGCCGCACGTTTCCCGTCGAGATCGAGCATGTGCGCCACGAGCCGAAGGTGAGTGTGCCGGTCTGGATGCACGCGGTGGCCGGGTTGCGGGAAATGATCGCCAACCGTCAGGTCGAGGGCGATGCCTTGGTCTTCATGCCCGGGCGATACGAAATCACGAAAACGCTGGCTGAACTGAAGAGCGCCAAGTGGGCGAAGGGGATGGATTTGCTGCCGCTTTATGGCGATATGCGCCCTGAAGACCAGGATGCCGTGCTGGCGGACACCGGAAGGCGGAAAATTGTCGTGGCAACCAATGTGGCGGAAACGTCGCTGACGATTCCGGGGATCCGAATCGTCGTGGACTCCGGGTTGGCTCGAATTGCAGACTACGATCCCAAGCGTGGGTTGAACACATTGATGGTCGAGCCCATTTCCAGGGCGTCGGCGGACCAGCGGGCCGGGCGCGCGGGGCGTGTGGCGGAGGGTCATTGCTTGCGCTTGTGGACGGCGGCCAACCACTCGGCGCGCAGTGCGCAGTTGGCGCCTGAGATCGATCGCTTGGACTTGAGTGGTGCTTTTTTGTCACTCGCTGCGGCGGGTTATGGGGATTTGGGCGCGCTCGACTGGGTGGAGAAACCGAAAGCCGGGCGTCTTGAACATGCGGTTGAGACCTTGGTGATGTTGCTGGCAGTCGAGGCCGAGGGTGAGGTGATGCGGATCACAGAGGTCGGGCGGCAAATGGCAGCCTTTCCGGTGCATCCGCGATGGGCGCGGGTACTGGTTGACTTGGCTTTTGCCGGGTTGGGTGACGTTGGGTGTCGCTTGGTGGCATTGGCCGAAGGGCGCGGGATCTGGGCGAGCAAGAATGGACCGGACTTTAATGGACGCGGTGGCGCTTCGGAATTCGTCACAGCGGATGACGACTCGGATTTGTTGCCGATGATGCGAGCACTTGATGGTGCGATTGCGCGGCGCTTTGACATGCAGTGGTGTCGCGAGCGCGGTGTGCATGCGGGCGCGGCGCGTGAGGCGGCCGAGTTGGTGCGCCAGCTCGACCGTGTGGTGCAGGGGTTGGTTTACGACGCGGAGGTCGTGACTCCAGAGAATGAATGGGATGCGGTGAAGCGTGCGTTGCTGGCGGCTTTTCCCGATCATGTAGCGGTGAAGCGCAGCGCGGGAAGCCTGGCGTGCAGTCTCGGGGACGGGCGCTCGGGTAAGATGAAAGACGGCAGTCTGGCGAGGAAGTCGTCGCTGGTGATTGCCGGTGAGATTGCCGAGATCTCCGGGCGCGACGTGAGCGTGGTGCTGGGGATGTTGTCGGCGGTGAATGAAGACGATTTGCAGGCGGTTTGGCCGCAGCGAATGCGGGTGACCAACGAGGATCGGTTCGACCCTCGGAGCAAGAGGGTGGTGCGTTTTGCGGAGACTCGCTTCGGGGACTTGGTTCTGCGGTCGTCTGCCGGTGATGGTGCTGACCGGTTGGTCGCTGCGGAGATTCTCGCGGCCAAGGTGATGGCGGGGGAAATGGTGCTCAAGAATTGGAACGATCGCGTCGAGCAGTGGATTGCCCGGGTTCAATGCGTGGCGAATCACCTGTCGGAGCTGGGGATCAGCCCGATCGATGACGAGGCGCGTCAGATGATCATCACTGAAGTCTGCGAGGGCGGCTATTCACAACGCGATATCAAAGACCGTGACGTATGGACGGCATTGCGCAATTGGTTGTCGCCCGAGCAACGCAGCGCGATCGATTATTATGCGCCGGAGACTATTAAGCTGGAGAATGGTCAAACCGCGAAGGTGCGCTACTCAGAGGCCGGCGTGCCGGAGATCTCGATGGTGCTGCAGCGCTTGTACGACATTCACCGCCACCCGACGATTGCCGACGGTAAAGTGCCGGTGGTGGTGCATATCCTGGCGCCGAACCAGCGACCGGCGCAGACGACCACCGATTTGGGGGCATTCTGGACGACCAGTTATGAGGCGGTGAAAAAAGACCTCAAAGGGCGCTATCCGAAGCACGAGTGGAGATAAGTTTGAGGGAGTTTGCTGGTTTGCTAGTGTTCAGTTTTCAGTGGGCGTTTGTGTGTGCGGTCGGGGAATGGTGACTTGGTTTGCTATTCTTATCGCTCTCGGCCTAGGAGGATCAGGATAAGGAAGAGGATAAAGATAAGGAGTCTCCGCAGCGGAGCTTGTGATGGATTGGTCGGTTTTCCGGGTAGACGGAGTCGCGCGCAACCTCAAGAGTGAGGTTGGTCCATCGGGGTGAGGTGTGCTCCGGGGAAGGGTGGCTTGGTTTGTTGCCCTTATCTTTATCCTTATCCTCTTCCTTATCCTTATCGCCATCGCCATCGCTATCGCTATCGCTATCGCCGTCGGTCCTGGTCGGATCAGGATAAAGAAGAGGATAAAGATAACGAGTCTCCGTGGCGGAGGTTGTGATGGGTTGGTCGGTTTGCCGGGGGAGCGGAATCGCGCATTACCTTACGCGGCGATCCAGAAATCGGTGCCTTCGGTGCGGCCGGTGGCGAGGAGTTGGTCGCGGATAATTTGTCCTGCGCCCCGGTTGCCGACATAGCTTACGATGACGGATTCTTCGATTGGGGGGAGGGTGTCGGCGGAGATGATGGGGCGGCCGGCGAGTGATCGGCCGATCTTGCGCGGGTCGATGTCGATGAAACCGGCGGCCACTTGGTAGGCAGCTTCGAGAAGGCGGGCGTTTTTACGTGCCGGGCGGCCTGCGCCCCAGATCCACAACGGGCGACCGCCCGCTGCGGACCGAACGATCGCATTGGCTAAAAATGGCGCCTTGCAGCGGTGGAACTCAGGCATCGCGTACCGTGGGTCGTTACGCGACAGGCGGGTCGGTGGGTCATTCCATAGCAGCACGGGATGCGGGACCTTGCCCACGAGCATGCCATTGTCGAACCAACGCAGCATCAGCTCGTAGTCTTCAGGGAACTCGCCATCGCGGTAGCCTCCGAATTGCTCGACAAGCGTGCGCCGGTACATCAGCGACGGGTGGGGGAAGGGAAGATCGACGAAGCGGTTGTGCGCGATTTGCTCAGGTGTGACCAGTTGGTTGGTCCAATCGACGTGAGCGCCATATCCGGCGGCGGACTCCCGGCACCCCGCAAACTCAACCTGGCCACTAACCGCGTGGTGGTGCGGGTGGTCGGCCAGCCAGGTGTATTGGTCCGCGAGTCGGTTCGGGGTGGATTGGTCATCGGCGTCCATGCGCGCGATGACGGGGGCGCGGCTGGCGGCGAAGCCTGCGTTGGATGCGCCGACGACGCCACGGTGCGGCTCGTTGAGAACACGTATGCGTGAGTCGGCAGCGGCGCATTGGCGGGCGATTGCCAATGTGTCGTCGGATGATCCGTCGTTTACGATTATCAACTCCCAGTCAGAAAATGACTGGGCGGTGATGCTGGCGATGGCGCGTTCAATGGTGGCCTGCGCGTTGAACGCAGGCATCACCACGGAAATAGCGGGTGGAGCGTGCATGATCCGTGCGTACCTGTGCTAGCGGACGATGCGTTGCAGTGCCATACCGGACTGCTTGAGGTGGTCGTTTACGCGGTCTGCGAGATCGGCGTCGATGTAGGCGTCCGGGCGGTTGCCGCTGAAGACAATGTGGTGCACGCCGTCGACGGGGGAGTTCAGAGCGGCGGCGACATCTTCCATGCGCAGGATAGGTTTGCCATTGATCGATTCGACGGGAAGTCCGCGCATCTCCTCGTAGCCGACGGTGGCCGGGGTTGGGATGGTGTAGCTGAGGAAGACGAACTTGCGGCCTGTGGCGGTGCCTTGTTCGAGTTCGTCGGTATTGGCCATAGCAGCTTGAAGTTCGATCGGGGCGTTGTCGCGCCAATCGCGGAACGAGGTGATGTAATCGCGCGAGAGTTCCTGAAGCAAAAGCCCGCCAAGCATCAGGTAGTTAGGGCCACGATCGTAGATGAACGGATCGATCACGTAATTGTGTGGGGCCTTGCGTGTCACGGTGGCGTTTACGGTCATGTGTTTGCCATCGCGCAGGATGTCGAGTTCCACCGAGTCGCCGACGTAGCGGCTGGAGATGAGGTGGGAAAAGCTGAGTTTGCCGTAGCGATCCGAGTCGTAGTTGCCGCGGCGGTCAATGGCTTTGCCGTCGATGGAGACGAGCACGTCGCCTTCTTTGAGCCCGGCTTTGTCCGCCGGCGTGTTGGTGGCCACTTTGGTGATGTAGATGCCGCCCTTGGTGCCGTTGAGGCCAAGGTATTTGCGGAATGTCTCGTCGGTGGTTTCCGCGTAGCCGACGCCGAGTGAGGGGAATCCCTGGTAGTCCCCGTCGTCGAGATCGGTGAGGAAGTGGCTGATCACAGGTCCTGGGATGATGCGGGCGACTTGTTCGTCGGCGGTGAAGCTGAGCAGGATGCCGGCGAGCTTGCCATCGCGGACCAGAGGCAGCGAGAACCCACCGGTTTTGTTTTCCAGACTGATGCGCACATTGAAGCGTAGGAAGCGCCGGTGGGAGAGTGCGTAAGTGTTCACTTCAGCGCGGTTGACGATACCGGTGGTCAGTACCGGTGTGCCTTCTTTCTCCAGTTGCCAGGTCGTCAGACTGTGACCGACTGCGAGGCGCTCGTCGATCGCGAGTGGCACCATTCCTTCGAGGAAATTGTCGGGCGACTCCACCGGTTGGACCACAGCCAGGTTCGCCTCATAGTCGCGGCCAACGACTTTGGCGGTGGTTTTCGCGCCGTCAGTCGGGCGTTCCAGTTCAATGAACGTGGAGTTGGCAATGAGATCCGCGCTTACGAGCAAGCGGTTGCCGTGGATCAGGGCGCCGATGCCGCGCTTGCGACGTGGCTGCTTCTTCTCCCAGGGCTGGAGGATGTTGAATTCTTGCTCGGTGGCAGTTACCCAGCAGGTGGATGTGGCTGGGGACGGTGAGGCGGCGGTGATTTCTTGCGCGCGCACGGCGGCAGGAAGAACGATCACCAGCGCAGCGACTGCGAGCGCCAGACGGAAAGTGAATGAGATCATAGGAGGGAAATGGGTGGAATGATGTGGTCGGCGTGGATTAGGCGGCTTCATCCAATGGCTCGATCGCTGGTGAAGTTTCCTCGTTCTGGTGTTCGAGTTCGTAGTTTTCGTAGTCGAGGAAGTGATCCGAGCTGACACCGTACTTGCTGCGGATGCGGGCGTGGGCCTCGATCATTTTTTCGGATTCGATGACGATGGGGCGCTCGGCTCCGAGGCAGTGGATGGTGGTGAACTCAGGCAGCTTGCCTT from Sulfuriroseicoccus oceanibius includes:
- a CDS encoding S1C family serine protease — encoded protein: MISFTFRLALAVAALVIVLPAAVRAQEITAASPSPATSTCWVTATEQEFNILQPWEKKQPRRKRGIGALIHGNRLLVSADLIANSTFIELERPTDGAKTTAKVVGRDYEANLAVVQPVESPDNFLEGMVPLAIDERLAVGHSLTTWQLEKEGTPVLTTGIVNRAEVNTYALSHRRFLRFNVRISLENKTGGFSLPLVRDGKLAGILLSFTADEQVARIIPGPVISHFLTDLDDGDYQGFPSLGVGYAETTDETFRKYLGLNGTKGGIYITKVATNTPADKAGLKEGDVLVSIDGKAIDRRGNYDSDRYGKLSFSHLISSRYVGDSVELDILRDGKHMTVNATVTRKAPHNYVIDPFIYDRGPNYLMLGGLLLQELSRDYITSFRDWRDNAPIELQAAMANTDELEQGTATGRKFVFLSYTIPTPATVGYEEMRGLPVESINGKPILRMEDVAAALNSPVDGVHHIVFSGNRPDAYIDADLADRVNDHLKQSGMALQRIVR
- a CDS encoding Sec-independent protein translocase subunit TatA/TatB, which translates into the protein MNELSIIAFAFGGQEMWIVFVLILLLFGAKKLPELARGMGKSMGEFKKAREEFEKEITSAEKEVKKSIDEGEKSSKG
- a CDS encoding glycosyltransferase family 2 protein, with protein sequence MHAPPAISVVMPAFNAQATIERAIASITAQSFSDWELIIVNDGSSDDTLAIARQCAAADSRIRVLNEPHRGVVGASNAGFAASRAPVIARMDADDQSTPNRLADQYTWLADHPHHHAVSGQVEFAGCRESAAGYGAHVDWTNQLVTPEQIAHNRFVDLPFPHPSLMYRRTLVEQFGGYRDGEFPEDYELMLRWFDNGMLVGKVPHPVLLWNDPPTRLSRNDPRYAMPEFHRCKAPFLANAIVRSAAGGRPLWIWGAGRPARKNARLLEAAYQVAAGFIDIDPRKIGRSLAGRPIISADTLPPIEESVIVSYVGNRGAGQIIRDQLLATGRTEGTDFWIAA
- a CDS encoding ATP-dependent RNA helicase, producing MSPSSLQPLPIDQIADQIVQLSRSMAKGECPARAVLQAPTGSGKSTRVGAMLVDGGAVNGDVLVLQPRRMAARMLARRVAYERGTKLGTEVGYQVRFDRVGGKDTRLWFVTEGILLRRLLASPELRGVGAVVFDEFHERHLDADLGIALLSQLQRTKRPDLQLWVMSATLDHISLDDWCPPEQRLESHGRTFPVEIEHVRHEPKVSVPVWMHAVAGLREMIANRQVEGDALVFMPGRYEITKTLAELKSAKWAKGMDLLPLYGDMRPEDQDAVLADTGRRKIVVATNVAETSLTIPGIRIVVDSGLARIADYDPKRGLNTLMVEPISRASADQRAGRAGRVAEGHCLRLWTAANHSARSAQLAPEIDRLDLSGAFLSLAAAGYGDLGALDWVEKPKAGRLEHAVETLVMLLAVEAEGEVMRITEVGRQMAAFPVHPRWARVLVDLAFAGLGDVGCRLVALAEGRGIWASKNGPDFNGRGGASEFVTADDDSDLLPMMRALDGAIARRFDMQWCRERGVHAGAAREAAELVRQLDRVVQGLVYDAEVVTPENEWDAVKRALLAAFPDHVAVKRSAGSLACSLGDGRSGKMKDGSLARKSSLVIAGEIAEISGRDVSVVLGMLSAVNEDDLQAVWPQRMRVTNEDRFDPRSKRVVRFAETRFGDLVLRSSAGDGADRLVAAEILAAKVMAGEMVLKNWNDRVEQWIARVQCVANHLSELGISPIDDEARQMIITEVCEGGYSQRDIKDRDVWTALRNWLSPEQRSAIDYYAPETIKLENGQTAKVRYSEAGVPEISMVLQRLYDIHRHPTIADGKVPVVVHILAPNQRPAQTTTDLGAFWTTSYEAVKKDLKGRYPKHEWR